One genomic window of Elaeis guineensis isolate ETL-2024a chromosome 2, EG11, whole genome shotgun sequence includes the following:
- the LOC105053817 gene encoding protein RDM16 isoform X1 encodes MDKDRSSRKSRDDRERDRDSSKDHHHGDRDRDRDHKHRRHHGEEKHHGSRDERHGDEDRRYRSRDDSPRDLEPSRDKRHRDDNRRHRRSREDSPSDLEWRRERSTSRATDSVERDRVSREQSMERRHHSSSSRKRKEHGGDEEELNKNDKRVRVSDEGREEKKERRRFEDRAAEDSSDLNGVYKEERVSKDRRKEDGLRAMEEYREENMVKEEVMSDAEIKKKRKEGRRFSDSVKSGEKRDEDEAKAVDRKEVRGEWKFKDRVKEEDLGTVDEAKSSVFSFNSKHKSVNEQMINGDQSYMAMEKSGSTTNVVAQEPLTVASMVSISTAASHPLPTKVSSITTTNENEGVSIRSDEVPGKSSTDGTATSVAGKSGSLSLDALAKAKKALQMQKELAEKLKKIPMLNKAASTSTENFKVVSDKDGLKSPPSGLGAQAVSTGPLTSVSATPVQAMPGLPVGVTPSEKASAAGGIGILPGLTTPNIEAVKRAQELAAKMGFRQDPEFAPLINMFPGSSSTDVAAPQRPAKAPVLRLDAQGREIDEYGNVINMPKLTNLSTLKVNINKQKKEAFQIIKPDLDASAQSNPYFDEGMGINKTKLLRPKRMTFQFVEEGKWSKEAEMIKFKSQFGEAQAKELKMKQSQLAKAKADPDSNPNLIAVGVRLTKEKKKEEIPEIEWWDKPILPSGSYDDVANVKLNMDRITIYIEHPLPIEPPAEPAPPPPQPLKLTKKEQKKLRTQRRLAKERDRQEMIRQGLIEPPKPKIKMSNLMKVLGSEATQDPTKLEMEIRSAAAEREQAHVDRNIARKLTPAERREKKERRLFDDPNTLETLVSVYKIKDLSHPQTRFKVDVNAQENRLTGCAVISDGVSVVVVEGGRKPVKRYGKLMLKRINWAAAVTNEDEAEDSDAPANSCVLVWQGSVAKPSFNRFLVHQCRSEAAARKVFADAGVPHYWDLAINYSEELL; translated from the exons ATGGACAAGGATCGATCCAGCCGGAAATCCCGAGACGACCGCGAAAGGGACCGAGATTCCAGCAAGGATCACCACCACGGCGACCGTGATCGCGACCGGGATCACAAGCACCGGCGCCACCACGGCGAAGAGAAGCACCATGGATCGAGGGACGAGCGGCACGGCGACGAAGATCGTCGCTACCGCTCCCGGGACGATTCTCCCCGCGATCTCGAGCCGAGCCGGGACAAGCGGCACCGCGACGATAACCGCCGCCACCGCCGCTCCCGGGAGGACTCCCCTTCCGATCTGGAGTGGAGGCGTGAGCGGTCGACGAGTAGGGCTACGGATTCGGTCGAGCGGGATAGGGTTTCCCGCGAGCAGTCCATGGAGAGGCGCCACCACTCGTCCTCttcgaggaagaggaaggagcacGGAGGAGATGAGGAAGAATTGAACAAGAATGACAAGCGGGTTAGGGTTTCTgatgaggggagagaggagaagaaggaaaggaggcgtTTTGAGGACCGGGCTGCAGAGGATTCGAGTGATCTGAATGGTGTCTACAAAGAAGAGAGGGTTTCGAAGGATAGAAGGAAAGAAGATGGATTGAGGGCCATGGAAGAATATAGGGAGGAGAATATGGTGAAAGAAGAGGTCATGAGCGATGCGGAAATCAAGAAAAAGCGGAAAGAAGGGAGGAGATTTAGCGATAGTGTCAAGTCAGGGGAGAAGAGAGATGAAGATGAAGCTAAAGCAGTTGATAGGAAAGAAGTGAGAGGGGAATGGAAATTTAAGGATAGGGTCAAGGAAGAAGATTTGGGGACTGTGGATGAGGCAAAATCATCAGTTTTTTCCTTCAATTCAAAACATAAATCAGTCAACGAGCAAATGATTAATGGTGATCAGAGCTACATGGCCATGGAGAAGAGTGGTTCTACAACTAAT GTTGTTGCTCAGGAACCGCTCACTGTGGCATCAATGGTTTCTATTAGCACTGCTGCTTCTCATCCCCTTCCTACCAAGGTATCTTCAATTACTACCACCAATGAAAATGAGGGAGTTAGTATTAGATCTGATGAGGTTCCTGGAAAATCCAGTACAGATGGGACAGCAACTTCAGTCGCTGGCAAAAGTGGCAGCCTGTCTCTTGATGCTTTAGCAAAAGCTAAAAAGGCTTTACAAATGCAGAAGGAACTAGCGGAAAAGCTGAAGAAGATTCCTATG CTAAATAAAGCTGCTAGTACAAGCACTGAGAACTTCAAGGTAGTATCTGACAAGGATGGGCTTAAGTCTCCTCCATCAGGTTTAGGAGCACAAGCTGTCTctactgggcctttgacttctgTCTCTGCAACCCCTGTTCAGGCAATGCCAGGATTACCTGTTGGGGTAACACCGTCTGAAAAGGCATCTGCTGCAGGTGGCATTGGCATTCTTCCTGGCCTCACAACACCTAATATTGAGGCTGTAAAGCGAGCACAAGAGCTTGCTGCTAAGATGGGATTTCGCCAGGACCCAGAGTTTGCACCTCTTATAAATATGTTTCCTGGATCATCATCAACTGATGTGGCTGCACCTCAGAGACCTGCCAAGGCTCCTGTTCTGCGCTTAGATGCCCAGGGTAGAGAAATTGATGAATATGGGAATGTCATTAATATGCCTAAATTGACAAATCTCAGTACTCTGAAG GTCAATATCAACAAACAGAAGAAAGAAGCATTTCAAATAATCAAACCAGATTTAGATGCTAGTGCACAATCGAATCCTTATTTTGATGAGGGGATGGGTATTAACAAAACAAAGCTCTTGAGGCCCAAAAGGATGACATTTCAGTTTGTAGAGGAAGGCAAATGGTCAAAAGAGGCAGAGATGATAAAATTTAAG AGTCAATTTGGAGAAGCGCAAGCAAAGGAATTGAAAATGAAGCAGTCACAGCTTGCAAAGGCCAAGGCTGATCCTGACAGTAACCCGAATTTGATAGCAGTAGGGGTGAGGCTtactaaagagaagaagaaggaagagatccctGAAATAGAGTGGTG GGACAAGCCGATTTTACCTTCAGGTTCCTATGATGACGTCGCCAATGTGAAACTGAACATGGACAGGATCACAATATATATAGAGCACCCGCTTCCGATTGAGCCCCCAGCAGAGCCTGCCCCACCACCGCCACAACCTCTGAAGCTTACAAAGAAGGAGCAGAAGAAACTAAGGACACAGAGGCGCCTTGCAAAGGAAAGAGACAGGCAAGAAATGATCAGGCAGGGCCTGATAGAGCCTCCCAAGCCCAAGATTAAGATGAGCAATCTAATGAAGGTCCTAGGCTCTGAAGCAACTCAAGACCCCACAAAGCTTGAAATGGAAATTCGTAGTGCTGCTGCTGAGCGAGAGCAAGCTCATGTTGATAGAAACATTGCTCGCAAGCTCACCCCTGCAGAACGTCgtgagaaaaaagagaggaggctCTTTGATGATCCGAACACACTTGAGACTCTTGTTTCTGTGTACAAGATTAAAGACCTTTCACACCCACAAACACGCTTCAAAGTTGATGTGAATGCCCAAGAGAACCGGCTGACTGGATGTGCTGTGATATCGGATGGCGTCAGTGTTGTGGTTGTGGAAGGGGGCAGAAAGCCAGTTAAAAGGTATGGGAAGCTGATGCT